The proteins below come from a single Chryseobacterium capnotolerans genomic window:
- a CDS encoding GNAT family N-acetyltransferase, producing the protein MEQYTFNKITKDSEIPYKLLLLADETKEAIDQYIFKSDIYLLLDETKSIAVIALYKNSDTELEIKNIAVIERYRNKGLGSILIHKAKEIALKNHYTMLSVGTSDTGFQQIRFYERNGFIKTGIRKDFFIENYPSPIYENGLQMRDMILLTHYLAE; encoded by the coding sequence ATGGAACAGTATACTTTTAACAAAATAACCAAAGATTCAGAAATCCCTTATAAATTGCTATTGCTAGCTGATGAGACCAAAGAAGCTATTGATCAATACATCTTCAAATCTGATATCTATCTTTTACTTGACGAAACCAAAAGTATTGCAGTAATAGCATTGTACAAAAACAGTGATACGGAACTTGAGATCAAAAATATTGCAGTGATTGAACGCTACAGAAACAAAGGACTTGGAAGCATTCTAATCCATAAAGCCAAAGAAATAGCTCTTAAGAATCATTATACAATGTTGAGTGTAGGAACTTCAGATACAGGATTTCAGCAAATCAGATTTTATGAAAGAAATGGTTTTATAAAAACAGGGATACGTAAAGATTTTTTTATAGAGAATTACCCATCCCCGATTTATGAAAACGGCCTGCAGATGCGCGATATGATTCTACTTACCCATTACCTTGCGGAATAG
- a CDS encoding alpha/beta fold hydrolase, giving the protein MRKAILFIFLLLSVLSLAQLQKVKIDTLLTPEIGGIKQAIDIKTNDAGKPVLLFLSGGPGSSMRKNADSFTSLLKDKFTIVQWDQRDAGKTLELNPSPVQPSVDLMGKDTYQVINFLRRELKQEKIYLLGSSWGNALGFYIVRNHPELLHAYFAVNPVVSQLTSEKELLSILKDHFKEEPVASKELASVHIPFKVDEDLFYLRKWLFYKDGKQYVTSDDFKKGFLQWSKTWSPAWNEVMNIDLPKTLKKVECPIYFFVGKNDIQTSTRITTEYFQKVKAPKKDLFLFENSGHQIHKDEPEKFQNTIIQIVK; this is encoded by the coding sequence ATGAGAAAAGCAATTCTTTTTATTTTTTTACTATTATCCGTATTGAGTTTAGCACAATTACAGAAAGTAAAAATAGATACCCTCTTAACGCCCGAAATTGGTGGAATAAAACAAGCTATAGATATTAAAACAAATGATGCAGGTAAACCTGTACTTTTATTTTTATCAGGGGGTCCGGGAAGCTCAATGAGAAAAAATGCGGACTCTTTTACAAGTCTTTTAAAAGATAAATTTACCATCGTTCAATGGGATCAGAGAGATGCCGGAAAAACCCTTGAATTAAATCCTTCTCCCGTTCAGCCATCAGTTGATCTCATGGGAAAAGATACCTATCAGGTTATCAATTTTCTGAGAAGAGAATTAAAACAGGAGAAGATATATCTATTAGGGAGCTCTTGGGGAAATGCTTTAGGTTTTTATATTGTTAGGAATCACCCTGAACTTTTACATGCCTATTTTGCAGTGAATCCAGTTGTCAGTCAATTGACAAGTGAGAAAGAATTGCTTAGTATTTTAAAAGATCACTTTAAAGAGGAGCCTGTTGCCAGTAAAGAATTGGCAAGTGTACACATTCCTTTCAAAGTTGATGAAGACTTATTTTATTTAAGAAAATGGCTTTTTTATAAAGATGGTAAACAGTATGTAACAAGTGACGATTTCAAAAAAGGATTTCTACAGTGGTCAAAAACATGGTCACCTGCGTGGAACGAAGTGATGAACATTGATCTTCCAAAAACCTTAAAAAAAGTAGAATGTCCTATTTATTTTTTTGTTGGGAAAAATGATATTCAAACTTCTACCAGAATTACAACGGAGTACTTTCAAAAAGTAAAAGCACCTAAGAAAGACTTGTTCTTATTTGAAAATTCAGGACATCAGATCCATAAAGATGAACCGGAAAAGTTTCAGAATACAATCATTCAGATAGTAAAATAA
- a CDS encoding metallophosphoesterase family protein produces the protein MIQIAVFSDVHGNLPALEVVLKDIEQRGIHQKFCLGDLVDFAPWGNEVIEKMKRLNIPCLLGNHDERIAFDLPVFPLSKHSEEETAARFIAIDHSKKHITEENKQFLAELPFHLKLNYKIGKKHWNIQLVHSSLTSNDTYLYESENDEIFMNMLEDSNADLIVMGHTHLSFTKQFENKKWAVNCGSVGRSKEENRLASYLILNLDDEKIIPEIVQLSYPLEETLHAIEKSGIPDYYADFLSNKEISIR, from the coding sequence ATGATACAGATAGCAGTTTTCAGTGATGTACATGGGAATCTTCCGGCTTTGGAAGTGGTGTTGAAGGATATTGAACAGAGGGGGATTCATCAGAAATTCTGTTTAGGAGATTTGGTTGATTTTGCCCCTTGGGGAAATGAAGTGATAGAAAAGATGAAGAGACTGAACATTCCCTGTCTGCTGGGAAATCATGATGAAAGAATTGCTTTCGATCTTCCTGTTTTTCCTTTATCTAAACATTCTGAAGAAGAAACAGCGGCAAGATTTATTGCGATAGATCATTCTAAAAAACATATTACAGAAGAGAATAAACAGTTTCTTGCCGAACTTCCTTTTCATTTAAAATTAAATTATAAAATAGGTAAAAAACATTGGAATATCCAATTGGTGCATTCCAGTCTTACGAGCAATGATACTTATTTGTATGAATCTGAAAATGATGAGATTTTTATGAATATGCTTGAAGATTCAAATGCTGATCTGATTGTAATGGGACATACCCATTTATCTTTTACAAAACAGTTTGAAAATAAAAAATGGGCAGTAAATTGTGGTTCCGTAGGACGCTCTAAAGAAGAAAACAGGCTGGCTTCCTATTTAATATTGAATTTAGATGATGAAAAGATCATTCCTGAAATTGTACAGTTAAGTTATCCACTTGAAGAAACTCTTCATGCGATTGAGAAAAGTGGAATTCCTGATTATTATGCTGATTTTTTAAGCAATAAAGAGATATCAATAAGATAA
- a CDS encoding NAD(P)H-dependent oxidoreductase, whose amino-acid sequence MKKVLIINGGQNFGHSGGKYNQTIAENTIAVLKEFENVEVKITNISEGYDKHEEVEKFVWADYIIYHTPIWWFQLPNGFKKYIDEVFTAGHAKGIYMSDGRNAANPEINYGTGGMLGGRKYMLTTSWNAPATAFTLPGEFFDEKSVDEGPLFGFHRMNAFVSLKKMDSFHFHDVEKNANIERDMKLYRDHVKNVFKKN is encoded by the coding sequence ATGAAAAAAGTACTAATCATTAACGGAGGACAAAATTTCGGACATTCCGGAGGAAAATATAATCAAACCATCGCAGAAAATACAATAGCTGTTCTTAAAGAATTTGAGAACGTAGAAGTAAAAATCACCAATATAAGCGAAGGCTATGACAAGCATGAAGAAGTAGAGAAATTTGTTTGGGCAGATTATATTATTTACCATACTCCAATCTGGTGGTTTCAGCTTCCGAATGGATTTAAAAAATATATAGATGAAGTATTTACAGCAGGCCACGCCAAAGGTATTTATATGAGTGACGGTAGAAATGCTGCCAATCCGGAGATCAACTATGGTACTGGCGGAATGCTTGGCGGCAGAAAGTATATGCTGACAACAAGCTGGAATGCTCCTGCAACTGCGTTTACACTTCCCGGGGAATTCTTTGATGAAAAAAGTGTAGATGAGGGACCTTTATTTGGTTTTCATAGAATGAACGCTTTTGTATCCTTAAAAAAAATGGACAGCTTCCACTTCCATGATGTTGAAAAAAATGCCAACATAGAGCGTGATATGAAGCTTTACAGAGACCATGTAAAAAACGTATTTAAAAAGAATTAA
- a CDS encoding putative quinol monooxygenase, translating to MKIHLTAIIKAKEEYQTEVLEVLQNMVIETRKEEACELYNLHQGIENKNEFVFYEIWKSQEGLNQHNQQPYIQAFGALVDEKLQEKPQIYLTHII from the coding sequence ATGAAAATTCACCTTACCGCAATTATTAAAGCCAAAGAAGAGTATCAGACTGAGGTGTTGGAAGTTCTTCAGAATATGGTAATAGAAACAAGAAAAGAAGAAGCTTGTGAGCTTTATAACCTACACCAGGGAATTGAAAATAAAAACGAATTTGTTTTCTATGAAATCTGGAAAAGCCAAGAAGGATTGAATCAACATAATCAACAGCCTTACATTCAGGCTTTCGGAGCTTTAGTAGATGAAAAACTTCAGGAGAAGCCACAAATATATCTCACTCATATCATTTAA
- a CDS encoding type 1 glutamine amidotransferase domain-containing protein, whose product MKKIAFLLLTIFTIGFVQAQTKKSKNMKKKILFVVTSHDKKGSTGEDTGYYLGEVSHPWEVLHKAGYEIDFVSPKGGTPPVDGFDLKDPVNKEFWENKEYKNKIDHSLTPSQINPKDYSAIFYAGGHGAMWDLADNTELADIASKIYENKGIVAGVCHGPAGLVNIKLNNGKYLVDGKKINAFTNEEESAVQLTDVVPFLLENKLKERGAKFEKSGLWQNHVVTDQRVITGQNPQSAKSVGEAILKELNNK is encoded by the coding sequence ATGAAAAAAATAGCGTTTTTACTATTGACAATCTTTACCATAGGATTTGTACAGGCACAGACCAAAAAATCAAAAAATATGAAAAAGAAAATATTATTCGTTGTAACCAGCCATGACAAAAAAGGCAGTACAGGAGAAGATACGGGATATTACTTAGGAGAAGTTTCTCACCCATGGGAGGTTCTTCACAAAGCAGGCTATGAAATTGATTTTGTAAGTCCGAAAGGCGGAACTCCACCCGTAGACGGATTTGATTTAAAAGATCCTGTAAATAAAGAGTTTTGGGAAAATAAAGAATACAAAAACAAGATTGATCATTCTTTAACACCATCACAGATCAATCCAAAAGATTACTCAGCCATCTTTTATGCAGGGGGACACGGAGCCATGTGGGATCTGGCAGATAATACTGAACTGGCAGATATTGCTTCAAAAATTTATGAAAATAAAGGTATTGTAGCAGGGGTATGCCATGGTCCGGCAGGGTTAGTTAATATCAAACTGAATAACGGAAAATATCTGGTAGATGGGAAAAAGATCAATGCTTTTACCAATGAGGAGGAGTCTGCAGTACAATTAACAGATGTTGTTCCTTTCTTGCTAGAAAACAAATTAAAAGAAAGAGGGGCAAAATTTGAAAAGTCAGGACTTTGGCAAAACCATGTGGTAACTGATCAAAGAGTGATTACAGGACAAAACCCACAATCTGCCAAGAGTGTTGGAGAAGCAATTTTAAAAGAACTCAATAATAAATAA
- a CDS encoding aldo/keto reductase translates to MEYRKLGNTDLELSAITHGAFAIGGNMWGGNEKQDSIDSIHASLDHGVTSIDTAPFYGFGLSEEMIGEAIKGKDRSKIQLLTKFGLVWDGSNNGKGEFFFDAEEEGKSIPVYKFASKENIIKEVEESLKRLGTDYIDLLQLHWPDSTTAISETMEAMELLIQQGKVRAAGVSNYSVAQMEEANRTLQLASNQVSYSMLNRTIETDLVPYSLENNSGIIVYSPMERGLLTGKYFKDNKLKDNDHRNGYFSQFDLNKVKNFLEKIEPIAQEKGASLSQLVLRWTTLQPAITVVLAGARNAQQAVENAKAMDITLSHEELNFINSALSEI, encoded by the coding sequence ATGGAATACAGAAAATTAGGAAACACCGATCTTGAGCTATCTGCAATTACTCACGGAGCTTTTGCCATCGGTGGAAATATGTGGGGCGGTAATGAAAAACAGGATTCTATTGACTCTATTCATGCTTCATTGGATCACGGAGTAACTTCTATTGACACGGCTCCTTTTTACGGTTTCGGATTAAGTGAAGAAATGATTGGTGAAGCCATTAAAGGAAAAGACCGTTCAAAAATCCAGTTGTTAACTAAATTTGGTTTGGTATGGGACGGAAGCAACAACGGAAAAGGAGAATTTTTCTTTGATGCTGAAGAAGAAGGAAAATCAATTCCGGTTTATAAATTCGCTTCTAAAGAAAACATCATTAAAGAAGTTGAAGAAAGCTTAAAAAGACTGGGTACTGATTATATCGACCTTTTACAGCTTCACTGGCCCGACAGCACAACAGCGATCAGCGAGACTATGGAGGCCATGGAACTACTGATCCAACAAGGAAAAGTTCGTGCTGCCGGAGTAAGTAACTACAGTGTAGCCCAAATGGAAGAGGCTAACAGAACTTTACAATTAGCGAGCAACCAGGTTTCTTACAGTATGCTGAACCGTACTATTGAGACTGACCTTGTTCCTTATTCTTTAGAAAACAATTCAGGAATCATCGTTTACAGTCCGATGGAAAGAGGTCTTTTGACAGGTAAATATTTCAAGGATAACAAACTAAAAGACAACGACCACAGAAACGGCTATTTCTCTCAGTTTGATTTAAATAAAGTAAAAAATTTCTTAGAAAAAATTGAACCTATCGCTCAGGAAAAAGGAGCCAGCCTTTCTCAACTGGTATTAAGATGGACTACCCTGCAACCAGCAATCACAGTAGTATTGGCAGGAGCAAGAAACGCCCAGCAAGCTGTTGAAAATGCTAAAGCGATGGATATCACTCTTTCTCACGAAGAATTGAACTTCATCAATTCTGCTTTAAGCGAGATTTAA
- a CDS encoding cyclase family protein has protein sequence MKKNLIKMFGLITLLTINSISLNAQILVNPEDQSWYPSAYGAQDEIGAANLLTPEVVKQALGLVKQGKTLALAVPIDKNLPAFRHRSFNLYNIQPGEQGGKSIGPNKFTFNDELVNGWTGVGTQLNGIGHIGIDNVYYNGNKATDFVTVEGVKKLGVEKVPPFVTRGIVLDMVRHYGKAIVPGGTEFTVEDITAVLKKQGLTLRKGDVILFNTGWLELIGKDNKQFLETEPGIGMEAAKWLADQGIVAFGGDTWASEVYPNPKSKEEFPINQYMLAKKGIYNLELIDSRPLVKQKVWEFLFVLGQPLYVGSTQVNVNPVAIY, from the coding sequence ATGAAAAAGAATCTGATCAAAATGTTCGGGTTAATCACCTTATTGACTATAAATAGTATTTCATTAAACGCTCAAATCCTTGTTAATCCAGAAGATCAATCATGGTATCCTTCTGCTTACGGAGCTCAGGATGAAATAGGAGCTGCCAATTTATTAACACCCGAAGTAGTAAAACAAGCACTTGGATTGGTAAAACAAGGTAAAACATTAGCACTTGCTGTTCCTATTGATAAAAACTTACCCGCTTTCAGACACAGAAGTTTCAATCTATACAACATCCAACCCGGAGAACAGGGCGGAAAAAGTATAGGTCCCAACAAGTTTACATTCAATGACGAATTAGTCAATGGATGGACAGGCGTAGGAACTCAGCTTAACGGGATTGGACATATCGGGATTGATAACGTTTACTATAACGGAAATAAAGCAACTGATTTTGTAACTGTAGAAGGTGTAAAAAAGCTAGGTGTTGAAAAAGTCCCCCCCTTTGTCACCAGAGGTATAGTCCTTGATATGGTGAGACATTATGGAAAAGCAATTGTGCCTGGTGGAACAGAATTTACTGTTGAAGATATCACAGCTGTTTTAAAGAAACAGGGTCTTACACTAAGAAAAGGAGATGTTATTCTTTTCAATACGGGATGGCTCGAACTGATCGGTAAAGACAACAAACAGTTCTTAGAAACAGAACCTGGAATCGGGATGGAAGCTGCAAAATGGTTAGCTGACCAGGGCATTGTTGCTTTTGGTGGTGATACCTGGGCTTCAGAAGTATATCCCAACCCAAAAAGTAAAGAAGAGTTTCCCATCAACCAATATATGCTGGCTAAAAAAGGAATCTATAATCTGGAACTGATTGACAGCCGTCCTTTGGTTAAGCAAAAAGTTTGGGAATTTTTATTTGTACTGGGGCAGCCTCTGTATGTAGGATCTACTCAGGTAAATGTGAATCCTGTCGCTATTTACTAA
- a CDS encoding carboxymuconolactone decarboxylase family protein has product MSARLNIATVDSAAYKAMMGLEGYLQTTSLTHIQKELIKIRASQINKCAFCLDMHTKDALKYGETPQRIFILDGWTEAKEFFTEEEQVLLAMTEEITLISDKGLTEETYQKAKSFFDNNQIAQIIMAIVTINAWNRIAISTHMPIAK; this is encoded by the coding sequence ATGAGCGCAAGATTAAATATTGCAACAGTAGATTCAGCAGCGTACAAAGCAATGATGGGATTAGAAGGATATTTACAAACCACTTCTTTAACCCATATTCAGAAGGAATTAATTAAAATCAGAGCTTCACAGATTAATAAATGTGCTTTTTGCCTTGATATGCATACAAAAGATGCTCTTAAATATGGGGAAACACCACAAAGAATCTTCATTTTAGATGGGTGGACAGAAGCCAAGGAGTTTTTTACAGAAGAAGAACAGGTGCTTTTGGCAATGACAGAAGAGATTACATTGATAAGTGACAAAGGATTAACTGAAGAAACCTATCAGAAAGCAAAATCATTTTTTGATAACAATCAGATTGCACAGATTATTATGGCGATTGTGACGATCAATGCATGGAATAGAATTGCTATCAGTACACATATGCCGATAGCAAAATAA
- a CDS encoding DoxX family membrane protein has protein sequence MSTFSTYAATFFEILFPLLLIVGFKTRIAAYGSSILLLIFAVSMTIALGSKAPLNYSVWVGSAAALLLAVQQGYSFSIDQLTKK, from the coding sequence TTGAGTACTTTCTCCACGTATGCTGCCACATTTTTTGAAATTCTATTTCCATTATTGCTGATCGTAGGTTTTAAAACCAGAATTGCAGCTTATGGAAGCAGTATTTTATTGCTGATTTTCGCCGTATCAATGACAATTGCATTAGGTTCTAAGGCCCCACTCAATTATTCAGTCTGGGTGGGAAGTGCTGCGGCTCTTTTATTAGCTGTTCAGCAAGGATATTCTTTTAGTATTGATCAATTAACCAAAAAATAA
- a CDS encoding Crp/Fnr family transcriptional regulator, whose amino-acid sequence MDNFKAHLNKFITVTDEEYRSVFSFFEVLKVKKKQSLMLEGEVCRNMYFVVEGCLRKYFINEKGVEHTTQFAIENWWITDTFAYERQLQTDFNIQSVEKSTILVIDFKSQELLLEKHPEMEKYFRIIYQRAYAASERKLRYLTEYSREELYVHFSTLYPWFIQRIPQYLIASFLGFTPEYLSEIKAKLRS is encoded by the coding sequence ATGGATAATTTCAAGGCACATTTAAATAAATTCATTACAGTAACTGACGAAGAGTATCGTTCAGTTTTTTCATTTTTTGAAGTATTGAAGGTGAAGAAAAAACAAAGTCTGATGCTGGAAGGAGAGGTTTGCAGGAATATGTATTTTGTGGTGGAAGGCTGCCTGAGAAAATATTTTATTAATGAAAAAGGAGTAGAGCATACAACACAGTTTGCTATTGAAAACTGGTGGATTACTGATACATTTGCTTATGAAAGACAGTTGCAGACAGATTTCAACATTCAGTCTGTAGAAAAATCTACCATTCTTGTCATTGATTTTAAAAGTCAGGAACTGTTGCTTGAAAAACATCCTGAGATGGAAAAATATTTCAGAATTATCTATCAAAGGGCTTATGCTGCTTCGGAAAGAAAACTCCGCTACCTTACTGAATATTCAAGGGAAGAGTTGTATGTACATTTCAGTACGCTGTATCCCTGGTTTATACAAAGGATTCCTCAATATCTCATCGCTTCATTTCTTGGTTTTACTCCGGAATATTTAAGTGAAATCAAAGCAAAATTACGTTCTTAA
- a CDS encoding quaternary amine ABC transporter ATP-binding protein, with translation MEKNENSRKVKLKVEDLTIIFGKNKEKAQELLDKGFSKKEILEKTGCTVGINKASFEIYEGEFFVIMGLSGSGKSTLLRCLNRLNEPTSGKVYINDDDITGKNNKELLEVRRTEMSMVFQKFGLLPHHNILDNAGFGLEIRGESKASRDEKAQKALDIVGLNGFENQYPSQLSGGMQQRVGLARALANDPEVLLMDEAFSALDPLIKSEMQDQMLELQNTLQKTIVFITHDLDEAIKIGDRIVIMKDGVIEQIGSAEDILTNPASDYVKAFVEKVDRKTIITARSLMFDKATVVRFRKDGPEGALRKMRATGLENLPVVDFQNKFLGFVTLNDVVRIAKKKEPTVESIINSNVPSVYPEVTVEEMLPLISGSKSAIAVVDENNKFLGLVTQLSLVIEATKFNEEEIIELKEIANNQ, from the coding sequence ATGGAAAAAAATGAAAACAGTAGAAAAGTAAAACTTAAAGTTGAAGATCTGACTATTATCTTTGGTAAAAACAAAGAAAAAGCACAGGAACTTTTAGACAAAGGTTTTTCCAAAAAGGAAATTCTTGAAAAAACAGGCTGTACAGTAGGAATCAACAAAGCGAGTTTTGAGATCTATGAAGGGGAATTCTTTGTTATCATGGGTTTGTCCGGAAGCGGAAAATCTACCTTACTGCGTTGTCTTAACAGGCTGAATGAGCCTACTTCGGGTAAAGTATATATCAATGACGATGATATTACCGGTAAAAACAATAAAGAACTTCTGGAAGTAAGAAGAACAGAGATGAGCATGGTATTTCAAAAATTTGGATTACTTCCCCATCATAACATCTTAGATAATGCAGGGTTCGGACTTGAAATCCGAGGTGAAAGCAAAGCCTCTCGGGATGAAAAAGCGCAGAAAGCCCTGGATATTGTTGGCTTAAACGGTTTCGAAAACCAATATCCTTCACAACTCTCTGGGGGAATGCAGCAAAGAGTAGGATTAGCAAGAGCTTTGGCCAATGATCCGGAAGTATTGTTGATGGATGAAGCTTTCTCGGCACTTGATCCTTTGATAAAATCTGAAATGCAGGATCAGATGCTGGAACTGCAAAACACTTTACAAAAAACCATTGTTTTCATTACCCATGATTTGGATGAAGCCATTAAAATCGGAGACCGTATCGTCATTATGAAAGATGGGGTTATAGAGCAGATAGGAAGTGCTGAGGATATTTTAACCAACCCAGCAAGTGACTATGTAAAGGCATTTGTAGAGAAAGTAGACCGTAAAACAATTATCACCGCAAGATCTTTAATGTTTGATAAAGCAACCGTTGTACGTTTTAGGAAAGACGGTCCCGAAGGCGCTTTAAGAAAAATGAGAGCAACAGGATTAGAAAACTTACCTGTTGTAGATTTCCAAAACAAATTCCTTGGTTTTGTAACGCTTAACGACGTTGTCAGAATTGCCAAAAAGAAAGAACCTACGGTGGAATCCATTATCAATAGTAATGTACCTTCTGTTTATCCTGAAGTAACGGTAGAAGAAATGCTGCCTTTAATTTCAGGAAGTAAATCTGCCATTGCTGTTGTAGATGAAAACAATAAATTTTTAGGTCTTGTTACCCAATTATCTCTTGTCATAGAAGCTACCAAATTTAACGAAGAAGAAATCATTGAATTAAAAGAAATCGCAAACAACCAATAA
- a CDS encoding ABC transporter permease, whose amino-acid sequence MNKIIDIGQYVETAINWLTENGKPVFDVIKHIGNSSIMGIEWVLINTPFYVIILFITLLALWKAGKGIAIVTAAGLSLIFMMGLWKETMETLALIFVATITALVLSIPLGILAAKNKIAAKIIRPLLDLMQTMPAFVYLIPAVLFFSIGKVPGAFATIIFAMPPAVRLTTLGIESVPKDIVEAARAFGATNRQILFKVELPLAMKTILTGVNQTILLSLSMVVIAGMIAAGGLGEKVLEGINNLDIGLGFESGLSVVILAIILDRITQGFVKKKQ is encoded by the coding sequence ATGAATAAAATTATAGATATAGGTCAATATGTAGAAACTGCAATCAATTGGCTCACAGAAAATGGGAAACCTGTATTTGATGTTATAAAGCATATAGGAAACTCCTCGATCATGGGGATTGAATGGGTATTGATAAACACTCCTTTTTATGTAATTATCCTCTTCATTACCCTTTTAGCATTATGGAAAGCCGGAAAAGGTATTGCCATTGTTACAGCAGCAGGGCTGAGTTTGATATTTATGATGGGATTATGGAAAGAAACGATGGAAACATTGGCACTTATCTTCGTAGCAACCATCACAGCTCTTGTTCTTTCTATCCCTCTTGGAATTTTAGCCGCTAAAAACAAAATCGCAGCAAAAATTATCCGCCCTTTACTGGATTTAATGCAAACTATGCCCGCCTTCGTTTACCTGATTCCTGCTGTCCTATTTTTCAGTATCGGAAAAGTACCCGGTGCTTTTGCAACCATCATTTTTGCTATGCCGCCAGCGGTACGTTTAACAACATTGGGAATTGAATCTGTACCGAAAGATATTGTAGAAGCAGCCCGTGCTTTTGGAGCAACCAACCGTCAGATATTATTTAAAGTAGAACTTCCTCTGGCCATGAAAACTATTTTAACAGGGGTTAACCAAACCATACTCTTATCATTATCCATGGTTGTGATTGCCGGAATGATTGCTGCAGGCGGATTAGGAGAAAAAGTTTTGGAAGGAATTAATAATCTGGATATCGGACTTGGATTTGAAAGCGGACTTTCCGTTGTTATTTTAGCGATTATCCTCGATAGGATTACCCAGGGATTTGTAAAGAAAAAACAATAA